A single window of Streptomyces griseoviridis DNA harbors:
- a CDS encoding alkaline phosphatase D family protein, whose translation MSHRPFPGRRGVLRGSLAASAALALPTALASAPAFALSGRPKAAWGVQAGDVTTDSGLVWVRSDRPARMIVETSATESFRNPRRLHGPLLGADSDFTGTTRLRGLPAGEQIHYRVLLADPHDPRRTGEPVTGTFRTASAKRRSGVRFVWSGDLAGQGWGINEAIGGYRIYDAMAKVDPDFFLCSGDNIYADGPIQATAALPDGGVYRSVTTEEKSHVAVTLDDFRGNFRYNLLDGPLRRFNAQVPSIIQWDDHEVRNNWYPGEVIGTGTPYPAGTRVDDLAVRARRAFSEYFPITGVSGRPDGRIHRVVHHGPLLDVFVLDMRTHRNANSANDQAKDPQGILGRAQLEWLKRELSRSRAVWKVIAADMPLGLVVPDGVEGKANFEAVAQGDPGVPLGRELQIAELLRYIKHRRITGTVWLTADVHHTSAQHYDPSRAAFKDFAPFWEFVSGPLNAGAFPASDLDGTFGPDRVFVKAPTVANVSPAEGYQFFGEVDIDGDSGELTVRLREYDGTVLFTKVLQPGRVGQ comes from the coding sequence ATGTCACACCGTCCGTTCCCCGGCCGTCGCGGCGTGCTGCGCGGCTCCCTCGCCGCGTCGGCCGCCCTCGCCCTGCCCACCGCCCTCGCCTCGGCACCGGCGTTCGCCCTGTCCGGGCGGCCGAAGGCGGCCTGGGGCGTGCAGGCGGGAGACGTGACCACCGACTCGGGTCTGGTGTGGGTGCGTTCCGACCGTCCGGCCCGGATGATCGTCGAGACGTCCGCGACGGAGTCGTTCCGCAACCCGCGCCGCCTGCACGGCCCGCTGCTGGGCGCGGACTCCGACTTCACCGGCACCACCAGGCTGCGCGGACTGCCCGCGGGCGAGCAGATCCACTACCGGGTGCTGCTGGCCGACCCGCACGACCCGCGGCGCACCGGCGAGCCGGTGACGGGCACGTTCCGCACGGCGTCCGCGAAACGCCGGAGCGGCGTCCGGTTCGTCTGGTCGGGCGACCTGGCCGGGCAGGGCTGGGGCATCAACGAGGCGATCGGCGGCTACCGGATCTACGACGCCATGGCGAAGGTCGACCCCGACTTCTTCCTGTGCAGCGGCGACAACATCTACGCGGACGGGCCGATCCAGGCGACCGCCGCGCTCCCCGACGGCGGTGTGTACCGCAGCGTCACCACCGAGGAGAAGTCGCACGTCGCGGTCACCCTGGACGACTTCAGGGGCAACTTCCGCTACAACCTGCTGGACGGCCCGCTGCGCCGCTTCAACGCGCAGGTCCCGAGCATCATCCAGTGGGACGACCACGAGGTCCGCAACAACTGGTACCCGGGCGAGGTCATCGGCACCGGCACCCCGTACCCGGCGGGGACGAGAGTCGACGACCTGGCCGTCCGCGCCCGGCGCGCCTTCTCGGAGTACTTCCCGATCACCGGCGTGAGCGGCCGTCCGGACGGCCGCATCCACCGGGTCGTCCACCACGGCCCGCTGCTCGACGTGTTCGTGCTCGACATGCGCACCCACCGCAACGCCAACTCGGCGAACGACCAGGCGAAGGACCCGCAGGGCATCCTCGGACGCGCGCAGTTGGAGTGGCTGAAGCGGGAGCTGTCCAGGTCGCGGGCGGTGTGGAAGGTCATCGCCGCGGACATGCCGCTGGGTCTCGTGGTGCCCGACGGCGTCGAGGGCAAGGCCAACTTCGAGGCCGTCGCGCAGGGCGACCCGGGCGTGCCGCTCGGCCGCGAGCTGCAGATCGCGGAGCTGCTGCGGTACATCAAGCACCGGCGGATCACCGGCACGGTGTGGCTGACCGCCGACGTGCACCACACCTCCGCCCAGCACTACGACCCGTCGCGGGCCGCGTTCAAGGACTTCGCGCCGTTCTGGGAGTTCGTCTCCGGGCCGCTGAACGCCGGCGCGTTCCCGGCCAGCGACCTGGACGGCACCTTCGGCCCCGACCGGGTCTTCGTGAAGGCTCCGACCGTCGCGAACGTGTCGCCCGCCGAGGGGTACCAGTTCTTCGGCGAGGTCGACATCGACGGCGACAGCGGGGAGTTGACGGTCCGTCTGCGCGAGTACGACGGGACGGTGCTGTTCACGAAGGTGCTCCAGCCGGGCCGCGTCGGTCAGTGA